A window of the Terriglobia bacterium genome harbors these coding sequences:
- a CDS encoding tetratricopeptide repeat protein, which translates to MIDRVASVRRGCCTLLSLVLILLVGCTRDPNVKKQRYLESGKRYASQHKYREAAIQFQNALQVDTRYADARYELAHAYMGMGSWQAAFAEMHRVVEIQPNNLKVRLEMADLLIGARQFDTAQEQLNFVLEQDPNNIRAHVAEGALKAGQGHLDDGLSEIQLAIRLDPKLATSYFALAQVQAASKSMAEAEESLKKAISLDPKFALAMLSLGSVYQQAGRFSDAEQAVRQAIAVEPDNLNARIALARLYLSNNQRPQAEQVMIQAGKDLPDNSDAYRMLPDFYWSMGENDKALAQYESLIKQHPKDVAVRANHVQLLILANRLGDAAKLNNSILGEFPRSVQALLNRGQILFRQGKAGEAAQNFEQALKSDPDNAQAHYHLGVALASQGKLAQAETEWRQAARLRPDWLEVQQALAEVAARRGDSDLMGYASDNLINLQPNNARGYILRATAEFARRDGAKGEADVQKAIQLDPGNPAPYSRLGAWRFSQRRLPEAEKLFEQALERDPNFVEALQGLVNIYQLQSNLPKAIARLNVQIEKAPNNAMYHFILGNLYGISKDIGKAEDELQKAIQLDRDMGDAYLLLAQLEVAQGKAEQAMQNYNAALQRNPRDARAIVMLGVLNAKKGDFAKAEELYQRALQVEPDYPLAANNLAFLLLQQNKNVDLAASLAQIARQRMPNSPDAADTLGWAYYQKGAYGLAIDLLEEASKKSPQNALYQYHLGMAYQKNSNPTQAKVHLEKALQIDPNNTARNAEIRKALAEIKKG; encoded by the coding sequence ATGATCGACCGTGTCGCCTCCGTTCGCCGGGGCTGCTGCACGCTGCTCTCCCTCGTTCTCATTTTGCTGGTCGGCTGCACGCGTGACCCCAACGTCAAGAAGCAGAGATACCTGGAGAGTGGCAAGCGCTACGCCTCACAGCATAAGTATCGCGAGGCCGCCATCCAGTTCCAGAACGCTCTCCAGGTGGATACTCGCTACGCCGATGCGCGCTACGAGCTGGCCCACGCCTACATGGGCATGGGTTCCTGGCAGGCTGCCTTCGCGGAAATGCACCGCGTGGTCGAGATCCAGCCCAATAATCTGAAGGTGCGGCTGGAGATGGCCGATCTGCTGATCGGAGCCCGCCAGTTCGATACGGCCCAGGAACAACTCAACTTCGTGCTCGAGCAGGACCCGAACAACATCCGGGCTCACGTCGCCGAAGGCGCGCTGAAAGCGGGCCAGGGACATCTCGACGATGGGCTGAGCGAGATCCAGCTGGCCATCCGGCTCGATCCCAAGCTCGCGACCTCCTACTTCGCCCTCGCCCAGGTACAGGCCGCCTCGAAGTCGATGGCGGAGGCCGAAGAAAGTCTCAAGAAGGCCATCTCGCTCGATCCCAAGTTCGCGCTCGCCATGCTCTCGCTGGGCAGCGTCTATCAGCAGGCCGGCCGCTTCAGCGATGCGGAGCAGGCCGTGCGGCAGGCCATCGCCGTCGAACCCGACAACCTGAATGCGCGCATCGCCCTCGCCAGGCTGTACTTGAGCAACAATCAGCGGCCCCAGGCCGAGCAGGTCATGATCCAGGCCGGCAAGGATCTGCCGGACAACTCCGACGCTTACCGCATGCTCCCCGACTTCTACTGGTCCATGGGCGAGAACGACAAGGCGCTCGCTCAGTATGAGAGCCTGATCAAGCAGCATCCTAAGGACGTCGCAGTCCGCGCCAATCACGTGCAACTTCTGATCTTGGCGAATCGGCTGGGCGACGCGGCGAAGCTGAACAACAGCATCCTGGGAGAATTTCCCCGCAGTGTCCAGGCGCTGCTGAACCGTGGTCAGATCCTCTTCCGCCAGGGCAAGGCCGGAGAGGCGGCGCAGAACTTTGAGCAGGCGCTCAAGTCCGACCCCGACAACGCGCAGGCCCACTATCACCTCGGGGTCGCGCTGGCCTCCCAAGGTAAGCTGGCACAGGCTGAAACCGAGTGGCGCCAGGCAGCCCGTCTCCGTCCCGATTGGCTGGAAGTCCAGCAGGCGCTGGCAGAGGTCGCGGCTCGCCGGGGCGATTCCGACCTCATGGGCTACGCCAGCGACAATCTGATCAATCTCCAGCCCAACAATGCGCGCGGCTACATTTTGCGCGCCACCGCCGAATTTGCCCGCCGCGACGGCGCCAAGGGCGAGGCGGATGTCCAGAAGGCGATTCAGCTCGATCCCGGCAATCCTGCGCCCTACAGTCGTCTCGGTGCATGGCGCTTCTCCCAGCGCCGGCTTCCCGAGGCCGAGAAGCTCTTCGAGCAAGCTCTGGAAAGAGATCCCAATTTCGTCGAGGCTCTGCAGGGGCTGGTCAACATCTACCAGCTCCAGAGCAACCTTCCCAAGGCCATCGCGCGCCTCAACGTCCAGATCGAGAAGGCGCCCAACAACGCCATGTACCACTTCATCCTCGGCAATCTGTATGGGATCTCCAAGGACATCGGGAAGGCCGAGGACGAGCTGCAGAAAGCCATCCAGCTCGACCGCGATATGGGTGACGCCTACCTGCTGCTCGCCCAACTGGAGGTTGCGCAAGGCAAGGCAGAGCAGGCGATGCAGAACTACAATGCCGCGCTCCAGCGCAATCCGCGCGATGCCCGCGCCATTGTGATGCTCGGAGTGCTCAACGCGAAGAAGGGCGACTTCGCCAAGGCGGAGGAGCTCTACCAGCGCGCCCTCCAGGTTGAGCCGGACTATCCGCTGGCCGCCAACAATCTTGCGTTCCTGCTCCTGCAGCAGAACAAGAACGTGGACTTGGCCGCTTCCCTCGCCCAGATCGCACGCCAGAGGATGCCTAATTCACCGGATGCCGCCGATACCCTGGGCTGGGCCTACTACCAAAAGGGAGCGTATGGTCTCGCCATCGACTTGCTCGAGGAGGCCAGCAAGAAATCCCCCCAGAACGCTTTGTATCAGTATCACCTTGGCATGGCCTACCAGAAGAACAGCAACCCCACACAGGCCAAGGTGCACCTTGAGAAAGCTCTCCAGATCGATCCCAACAACACTGCCCGCAATGCCGAGATTCGCAAGGCATTGGCGGAGATCAAGAAGGGCTGA